A region from the Desulfomarina profundi genome encodes:
- a CDS encoding FmdB family zinc ribbon protein: protein MPVYEYECRECENVFEVQQRISDDPLTHCPECDGPVRKLVSMSSFQLKGGGWYADGYSSVSGSAKNSKKTENPAPACQSGGSCSSCPAAAG, encoded by the coding sequence ATGCCGGTTTACGAGTATGAATGCAGGGAGTGTGAGAATGTTTTTGAAGTTCAGCAACGGATATCTGATGATCCGCTTACTCATTGTCCGGAGTGTGACGGACCGGTGAGAAAACTGGTTTCCATGAGCTCTTTTCAACTGAAAGGTGGTGGATGGTATGCAGATGGCTATTCCAGTGTAAGTGGTTCTGCAAAAAATTCCAAAAAAACCGAGAATCCGGCTCCCGCCTGCCAAAGTGGTGGAAGCTGTTCCTCATGTCCGGCTGCCGCTGGCTGA
- the queA gene encoding tRNA preQ1(34) S-adenosylmethionine ribosyltransferase-isomerase QueA produces MNITENDLTLKGYNYNLPPENIAQFPADKRDNSRLLVLRTKTGTIEHRRFNTITDLIAPRDMLVMNNTRVFPARLFGKKETGGKAEVFLLNYPKLDRRTEKYTATALVKSSKRPRPGSNITINATLSCTVSKLLADGKVQLQINCTDENRLEQILQDSGQVPLPPYISREKGTTPDDLRRYQTVYAEKAGAVAAPTAGLHFTHELLDMIRQQGTQMGTITLHVGYGTFAPVRTENIEKHTIHSEYIEVPEETVKKILQTKADGGRIWAVGTTTVRALEFSAQKTGSPKAMKGWCDLYIYPGFAFQVIDNLITNFHLPDSSLMFLVSALCGRKTLLKCYEEAIRQDYRFYSYGDAMAIVTA; encoded by the coding sequence ATGAACATAACCGAAAATGACCTTACTCTGAAAGGATATAATTATAACCTGCCACCTGAAAACATTGCCCAGTTTCCTGCCGACAAAAGGGACAATTCCAGGCTTCTGGTCCTGCGAACTAAAACCGGAACAATTGAACATCGCCGTTTCAATACCATTACAGATCTGATCGCCCCCAGGGACATGCTGGTGATGAACAATACCCGCGTGTTTCCCGCAAGACTGTTTGGAAAAAAGGAGACAGGAGGAAAAGCAGAAGTTTTTCTCCTGAATTATCCGAAACTGGACAGAAGGACTGAAAAGTATACGGCAACGGCACTGGTCAAGAGTTCCAAACGTCCCAGGCCCGGCAGTAATATTACCATCAATGCAACTCTTTCCTGTACCGTAAGTAAACTCCTTGCCGACGGCAAGGTACAGCTCCAGATCAACTGTACCGATGAAAACAGACTCGAACAGATCCTTCAGGATTCAGGACAGGTTCCACTCCCACCCTACATCTCCAGGGAAAAAGGAACCACTCCGGATGATCTTCGGCGATACCAGACAGTTTATGCTGAAAAAGCAGGCGCAGTGGCCGCCCCCACCGCCGGGTTGCATTTTACCCATGAACTTCTGGATATGATCAGACAGCAGGGAACCCAGATGGGAACAATTACTCTGCACGTGGGATACGGGACCTTTGCTCCCGTACGAACAGAGAACATCGAGAAGCACACTATCCACAGTGAGTATATTGAAGTACCCGAAGAAACAGTTAAAAAAATTCTCCAGACAAAAGCAGACGGGGGTCGGATATGGGCAGTAGGTACAACTACGGTCAGGGCCCTGGAGTTTTCAGCGCAGAAAACCGGCTCGCCAAAGGCAATGAAAGGCTGGTGTGATCTCTATATTTACCCGGGCTTCGCGTTCCAGGTCATTGATAATCTTATCACCAACTTCCATCTCCCGGATTCTTCACTTATGTTTCTTGTATCGGCGCTCTGCGGCCGCAAAACATTGCTTAAATGCTATGAAGAAGCAATCCGGCAGGATTATCGATTTTATTCCTACGGGGATGCCATGGCAATAGTGACCGCCTGA
- the mqnB gene encoding futalosine hydrolase → MILAVAATKLEMEPFLQLVEREKTACLSLVTGVGPVETAVRLALFLAECDGKINLVLNFGVAGAYVGEPGHPEYLDICLAEEEIFGDFGFCSGNGIEYFKRAEFGKPRYSLDRQWLKRAKQILDNNRINAWSGSFITVNCASATLRRGNMLQQTWKGLCENMEGAAVARVCREFNISCLEIRAISNYVEDRDPSTWQLAEACEKAAHATYLIIKNT, encoded by the coding sequence ATGATTCTTGCTGTTGCTGCAACCAAATTAGAGATGGAGCCGTTTCTTCAGCTTGTTGAACGTGAAAAAACAGCGTGTTTATCCCTGGTGACAGGAGTCGGTCCAGTGGAGACAGCCGTGCGGCTGGCACTTTTTCTGGCAGAGTGCGATGGAAAAATTAACCTTGTTCTTAATTTCGGGGTAGCGGGCGCTTACGTGGGAGAGCCCGGACACCCGGAATATCTTGATATCTGTTTGGCCGAGGAGGAGATTTTCGGGGATTTTGGTTTCTGTTCCGGGAACGGGATTGAATATTTTAAAAGGGCCGAATTTGGAAAACCCCGTTATTCACTGGATCGGCAGTGGCTGAAGAGAGCAAAACAGATACTTGATAATAACAGGATTAATGCCTGGTCAGGTTCTTTTATTACCGTGAACTGCGCTTCTGCCACCCTGCGTCGTGGAAATATGCTTCAGCAGACCTGGAAAGGGCTCTGCGAAAACATGGAGGGCGCCGCTGTTGCCCGGGTCTGCCGTGAATTTAATATTTCCTGCCTGGAAATCCGGGCAATTTCAAACTATGTTGAAGACCGTGATCCCTCCACCTGGCAGCTGGCGGAGGCGTGTGAGAAGGCGGCCCACGCCACATATCTGATAATAAAAAACACCTGA
- a CDS encoding menaquinone biosynthesis family protein has protein sequence MTMQSLSLGYSPCPNDTFIFYGLVHGKISFPGYGFQDPVLEDVEQLNVLAFEGRLDITKLSFHALAHVLDDYCVLTSGSALGRGCGPLLVSRKPFALSDLKKKRIAIPGKLTTAALLFRMFLPDCVDLVEIRFDCIMESIENGMVDAGVIIHESRFTYEKHGLYALQDLGQWWENLTGLPLPLGCIAIKRSLGEKTAVEVDQAIRKSVQYGFAHPDHCLPYIRRHSQELAPEVVTNHIHLYVNDYSENLGEEGVAAISRFLQHGREAGVLPANSMPFMV, from the coding sequence ATGACAATGCAGTCCCTCAGCCTGGGGTATTCCCCCTGTCCCAATGATACCTTTATTTTTTACGGTCTTGTTCATGGGAAGATTTCTTTTCCCGGATATGGTTTTCAGGACCCAGTTCTTGAAGATGTGGAGCAGCTGAATGTGCTGGCCTTTGAAGGGCGGCTCGATATAACCAAACTGTCTTTTCATGCCCTGGCCCATGTTCTGGATGACTACTGCGTACTGACATCCGGCTCTGCTCTGGGCAGGGGATGTGGTCCTCTGCTCGTCAGCAGAAAACCCTTTGCCTTGTCTGACCTGAAAAAGAAAAGAATTGCCATTCCCGGAAAGTTGACCACGGCGGCCCTGCTTTTTCGCATGTTTCTACCCGACTGTGTTGATCTGGTGGAGATACGTTTTGATTGTATTATGGAGTCCATTGAAAATGGCATGGTCGATGCCGGAGTAATTATTCACGAGTCCCGATTTACTTATGAAAAACATGGACTATATGCCCTTCAGGACCTGGGACAGTGGTGGGAAAATCTGACCGGCCTGCCACTTCCCCTGGGGTGTATTGCCATAAAAAGAAGCCTTGGTGAAAAAACTGCTGTCGAGGTGGATCAGGCCATCAGGAAAAGTGTACAGTATGGTTTTGCTCATCCTGATCATTGTCTGCCATATATTCGTCGCCACAGCCAGGAACTGGCTCCGGAAGTGGTGACGAACCACATTCATCTTTATGTGAATGACTATTCTGAGAATCTGGGTGAAGAAGGTGTTGCGGCTATATCCAGGTTTCTGCAACATGGCAGGGAGGCTGGTGTCCTGCCGGCGAACAGCATGCCTTTTATGGTGTAA
- the mobA gene encoding molybdenum cofactor guanylyltransferase: MNCHREKKGDLCCTGMDPVKREIFLAEFLRHLDNLVYRVPLWACILIGGKSSRMGSPKHLLRGPDGRSWLERTVETLRPFVTDIIISGAGEVPRSLSTLRRLPDAAGTVGPLAGILSASGWQPMVGWILVACDMPDIQSGALEWLAGQRAAGRWGIVPRLSEDGFLEPLLACYDMRAATVFKELRTRNIMKISRVGVHPKIYNPVIPGELSGSWRNINTPEQLDEYEN; encoded by the coding sequence GTGAACTGTCACCGGGAAAAAAAGGGTGACCTGTGTTGTACCGGTATGGATCCGGTGAAACGGGAAATTTTTCTGGCAGAATTTTTGAGACATCTGGATAACCTTGTGTATCGCGTTCCCCTGTGGGCCTGTATTCTTATCGGAGGGAAAAGCTCCAGAATGGGCAGTCCGAAGCATTTGCTGCGAGGACCCGATGGCAGATCCTGGCTTGAACGCACCGTTGAAACTCTGCGTCCTTTTGTGACTGACATTATTATTTCAGGTGCGGGAGAGGTGCCCCGGAGTTTAAGTACACTGCGGCGGTTACCCGATGCAGCCGGTACGGTTGGGCCTCTGGCGGGTATTCTGTCTGCTTCCGGATGGCAGCCAATGGTTGGCTGGATCCTTGTCGCCTGCGATATGCCTGATATCCAGAGCGGGGCACTGGAATGGTTGGCTGGACAACGCGCTGCCGGTCGCTGGGGGATTGTTCCCAGGTTGTCTGAGGACGGTTTCCTGGAACCGTTACTGGCCTGTTATGATATGCGGGCGGCAACAGTTTTTAAAGAGCTGCGGACACGAAATATTATGAAGATAAGCAGGGTGGGAGTTCATCCGAAAATATATAATCCTGTGATTCCCGGTGAACTGAGCGGGAGCTGGCGGAATATCAACACTCCTGAGCAGCTAGATGAATATGAGAACTGA
- a CDS encoding helix-turn-helix domain-containing protein, whose translation MESNDFSTIRKKLKKTQKEIATLLGISLKAVCSYEQGWRSIPGHVERQLLFLLFRKRRKTIAKLNCWDLKKCPEEKKIKCPAWEFDSGEFCWFINGTVCECAAKKTWKEKIEVCKDCIVMKHIT comes from the coding sequence ATGGAAAGCAATGATTTTTCAACCATAAGAAAGAAATTAAAAAAGACACAGAAAGAAATCGCCACACTTCTCGGCATTTCCCTTAAGGCTGTCTGCAGCTACGAGCAGGGTTGGAGAAGTATTCCCGGACATGTAGAGCGACAACTACTCTTTCTGCTCTTTCGTAAAAGAAGAAAAACAATTGCCAAACTGAACTGCTGGGATCTGAAAAAATGTCCGGAAGAGAAAAAGATAAAGTGTCCCGCCTGGGAGTTTGATTCAGGTGAGTTCTGCTGGTTCATTAACGGTACTGTCTGTGAATGCGCCGCAAAGAAAACCTGGAAGGAAAAGATAGAAGTCTGTAAAGACTGCATTGTAATGAAACATATTACCTGA
- a CDS encoding PEP/pyruvate-binding domain-containing protein, which translates to MINFGNEITDFDPHFKIFHDLMPFKVQEILLVSSLYDAFIMEEDGSLAIRLIHEYHGLNLSKAPKITRVSSAVEALESIEKKNFDMVITMPYAGGMNAFDLGAAIKQIKPDLAVIMVAHNIRSTFPDKAGSDGVDKIFLWCCEADLLLAIIKNVEDHLNVDADTGRAMVRVIIYVEDSPLYRSLFLPLIYNEVVRQTQSVLDESLNERHRLLRMRARPRILMATDYEEAMELYKKYKPYVFGVISDARYKKDGEANPDAGFEFLEYVRGEIPDLPLLMVSTEQNNRERAERIPAVFIDKNSPLIRDELHDFFLKYLGFGDFIFRLPDETPIGHAANLHEFEQQLRTIPDESLRYHTQRNHFSNWVMARAEVILARRLHKDYILDIEDLDSIRNDLVYKVHSLRKLRQQGVVVKFSADDYDPEIMDFVKIGDGSMGGKGRGLAFMWACLQGASRENSVLSEYTVTIPKTCVITADGFDAFVAENNLAWHEDMTDEQIADIFLDASLPAWLRQELRAFLKSCDRPLSVRSSSLLEDAQFRPYAGLYSTYFLTNNHADFSERLAQLESAIKLVYASTWFEGPRSFSRTSSQSVDDSMAVIVQQLAGEQYGNFWYPAVSGVAQSHNFYPVMDMKADEGIAHIALGVGKTVVEGEKSLWFSPAHPKKLVQFSSVENMLEYSQRQFYALDMNTGDCLHREKSNLVLRTVQGAEKELPVIMLSSTYIANEHRVRDANMPGLKIMTFAQLLKYSKYPLPEILTELLRIGKDGMGCDVEIEFAVNIHKEIEKSDFYFLQIRPMVTGGEMVDVQICDHEIENAFAYSTQSLGHGSFEDIADILFVDPESFDGAKTGVMATQIGEINRSLQREKRPYLLIGPGRWGSSDPWLGIPVQWSDISRVAAIIEVRNGTIRADPSQGSHFFQNITSLGIPYLTLTEEEGAVIGERRDFMDWNWLKEQSLVQKTTYIRHVRLEKPFVLKCDGAKSESVLYSKKCDCEQRCSVNGKEIWNQSLLLREECFDDYENGRSSGFDE; encoded by the coding sequence GTGATAAACTTTGGAAACGAGATTACCGATTTTGATCCGCATTTTAAAATTTTTCACGATCTCATGCCATTCAAGGTCCAGGAGATTCTGCTTGTATCCAGTCTCTATGATGCCTTTATCATGGAAGAGGATGGCAGTCTGGCTATCAGGCTTATCCATGAATATCACGGATTAAACCTGAGTAAAGCCCCCAAGATCACCAGGGTGTCCTCTGCCGTGGAGGCTCTTGAAAGTATTGAGAAGAAGAATTTTGACATGGTCATCACCATGCCCTACGCTGGCGGTATGAATGCCTTTGATCTCGGCGCTGCCATCAAGCAGATAAAACCTGATCTGGCAGTCATCATGGTGGCCCATAATATCCGTTCCACTTTTCCCGACAAGGCTGGTAGTGATGGCGTAGACAAGATATTTCTCTGGTGCTGTGAGGCGGATCTTCTGCTGGCTATTATCAAAAATGTGGAAGATCATCTTAATGTTGATGCCGATACGGGGAGGGCCATGGTGCGGGTTATTATTTATGTGGAGGATTCCCCGCTTTACCGTTCCCTCTTTCTCCCCCTGATATATAACGAAGTGGTACGACAGACCCAGTCGGTGCTTGATGAAAGTCTCAACGAGCGGCATCGACTGCTGCGAATGCGGGCCAGACCCCGTATTCTCATGGCTACCGATTATGAAGAGGCAATGGAGCTGTATAAAAAATATAAACCCTATGTTTTTGGGGTCATTTCCGATGCTCGTTATAAAAAGGACGGCGAGGCAAATCCCGATGCTGGATTTGAGTTTCTTGAATATGTGCGTGGGGAAATCCCAGATCTTCCCCTGCTGATGGTCTCGACAGAACAGAATAACAGGGAGCGGGCGGAGAGGATTCCTGCTGTTTTCATTGATAAGAATTCCCCGCTCATTCGCGATGAACTGCATGACTTTTTTTTGAAATACCTGGGGTTTGGAGATTTTATTTTTCGTCTCCCGGATGAAACACCTATAGGTCATGCGGCTAATCTTCATGAGTTTGAGCAGCAGTTGCGGACGATTCCCGATGAGTCATTGAGGTACCATACCCAGAGAAATCATTTCTCGAACTGGGTCATGGCCCGGGCCGAGGTTATCCTGGCCAGGAGGTTGCACAAGGATTATATCCTGGATATTGAAGATCTTGACAGTATTAGAAATGACCTGGTCTATAAGGTTCATTCTTTACGCAAATTACGGCAGCAGGGTGTGGTAGTGAAGTTTTCCGCCGATGATTATGATCCGGAAATAATGGATTTTGTCAAAATCGGTGATGGCTCCATGGGTGGAAAAGGGAGGGGACTGGCCTTCATGTGGGCCTGTCTGCAGGGCGCCTCCCGTGAGAATTCGGTGCTCTCTGAATACACTGTTACAATCCCGAAAACCTGCGTGATTACTGCCGATGGTTTTGACGCTTTTGTTGCTGAAAATAATCTGGCCTGGCATGAAGACATGACCGATGAGCAGATTGCCGACATCTTCCTTGATGCATCCCTTCCTGCCTGGCTCCGTCAGGAGTTGAGGGCATTTTTGAAAAGCTGTGATAGACCCCTGTCCGTCCGTTCGTCCAGCCTGCTGGAGGATGCCCAGTTCAGACCCTATGCCGGACTGTATTCCACCTATTTTCTGACGAATAATCACGCCGATTTTTCTGAACGGCTGGCACAGCTTGAGAGTGCAATAAAACTGGTCTATGCGTCCACATGGTTTGAAGGGCCGCGCTCTTTTTCCCGGACTTCCAGCCAGAGTGTTGATGATTCAATGGCGGTTATTGTTCAGCAACTGGCGGGAGAGCAGTATGGTAATTTCTGGTATCCGGCGGTTTCTGGCGTGGCGCAGTCCCATAATTTTTATCCGGTCATGGATATGAAGGCCGATGAAGGGATTGCCCATATAGCCCTGGGGGTTGGCAAAACAGTTGTTGAGGGAGAAAAATCTCTCTGGTTCTCACCTGCTCATCCAAAGAAACTGGTCCAGTTCTCTTCGGTTGAGAATATGCTTGAGTACAGTCAGAGACAGTTTTATGCACTGGATATGAATACAGGGGATTGCCTGCATCGGGAAAAATCCAATCTTGTCCTGCGTACCGTACAGGGTGCAGAAAAGGAACTGCCGGTTATTATGCTTTCTTCCACCTATATAGCCAATGAACACCGGGTGCGGGATGCGAATATGCCCGGCCTGAAGATCATGACCTTTGCGCAGCTTCTCAAGTATTCAAAATATCCATTACCTGAAATTTTGACCGAACTGCTGCGAATAGGCAAGGATGGCATGGGTTGTGATGTGGAAATTGAGTTTGCCGTCAATATCCACAAGGAAATTGAAAAGTCAGACTTTTATTTTCTGCAGATTCGTCCCATGGTGACTGGTGGCGAGATGGTTGATGTCCAGATATGTGACCATGAAATTGAAAATGCATTTGCCTATTCCACCCAATCCCTTGGTCACGGCAGTTTTGAGGACATTGCCGATATACTCTTCGTGGATCCCGAGAGTTTTGACGGGGCAAAAACAGGAGTTATGGCAACACAGATCGGTGAAATAAACAGAAGCCTGCAACGGGAAAAACGGCCATATCTGTTGATTGGACCCGGAAGATGGGGGTCATCTGATCCGTGGCTCGGCATCCCTGTGCAGTGGAGTGATATTTCCAGGGTTGCAGCCATCATAGAAGTTCGGAACGGTACAATCAGGGCAGATCCTTCCCAGGGATCTCACTTTTTCCAGAATATCACGTCCCTGGGTATTCCGTACCTGACTCTGACTGAGGAGGAGGGAGCAGTGATCGGCGAGAGAAGGGACTTTATGGACTGGAACTGGCTCAAAGAGCAGTCCCTCGTGCAAAAGACAACCTATATACGTCATGTCCGGCTGGAAAAACCGTTTGTATTGAAATGTGACGGGGCCAAGTCCGAAAGTGTTTTGTACAGTAAAAAATGCGACTGTGAGCAACGCTGTTCAGTTAACGGAAAAGAGATATGGAACCAGAGTCTGCTCCTGCGTGAAGAATGCTTTGATGACTATGAAAACGGCAGAAGTTCAGGCTTTGATGAATAA
- a CDS encoding arginyltransferase, with amino-acid sequence MKGSEFTYDEICRAEFCLLQSRIEHLFVDIEIACPYGLPHGAVFHQATFAPLNDRAMELFLAAGYRRNGNCLYSMHCRDCQACIPIRLHPQEFQPNRNQKRAKKKNQDIEGTVSILSGGAEDLELCELFLQKRYPGRTNSAGGYYRDFFLNNIVNSVQIHYRVKGRLVGTSILDIGVNWVNAVYFFFDPQESWRSLGTYNIVHLVELCRKWGVGYLYLGYLIREVSAMNYKERFLPHYLLLEKKWRKIEK; translated from the coding sequence ATGAAAGGATCGGAATTCACATATGATGAGATCTGCAGGGCGGAGTTTTGTCTGCTGCAGTCAAGAATCGAACACCTGTTTGTTGATATTGAAATTGCCTGTCCCTACGGTCTGCCCCATGGTGCTGTTTTTCATCAGGCGACCTTTGCTCCACTCAATGATCGTGCCATGGAACTTTTTCTTGCGGCAGGGTATCGGCGAAATGGAAATTGTCTGTACAGCATGCACTGCAGGGATTGTCAGGCCTGTATTCCCATCCGCCTGCATCCCCAGGAGTTTCAGCCAAACCGCAATCAGAAAAGGGCGAAGAAAAAAAATCAGGATATTGAAGGGACCGTTTCAATCTTGAGCGGAGGAGCAGAGGATCTTGAACTTTGTGAACTGTTTCTGCAAAAAAGGTATCCTGGAAGAACAAACAGCGCCGGCGGATACTACCGTGATTTTTTTCTGAATAACATTGTGAACTCAGTGCAGATCCATTACCGGGTAAAAGGGCGTCTGGTGGGAACTTCCATTCTTGATATCGGTGTGAACTGGGTCAATGCCGTCTATTTTTTCTTTGATCCGCAGGAGTCGTGGAGGAGTCTCGGGACATACAATATCGTCCACCTGGTTGAGCTTTGTCGGAAATGGGGTGTCGGGTATCTCTACCTGGGATATTTGATCAGAGAGGTTTCAGCCATGAATTACAAGGAAAGGTTTCTTCCCCACTATCTCCTGCTTGAAAAGAAATGGAGGAAAATTGAAAAATGA
- the amrS gene encoding AmmeMemoRadiSam system radical SAM enzyme, producing the protein MSKSAGLRLFRCHDDSSVTCLLCSHYCRLQEGERGRCGVRRNDGGRIVSLVYGKLVAESVDPIEKKPLFHLLPGSLSYSIATRGCNFHCAHCQNSHISQVERGEHFSSTIVKNPEEVVAAAVSSGCASISYTYVEPTVFFEFAYDCSVLAVEQGIKTIFVSNGFMSQQLLEVLVPVLSAANIDLKSFNDSFYRKQCGGRLQPVLETIRFLKEKGVWVEVTTLVIPGYNDSDRELNEIAAFIASVDASIPWHVTGFYPAWKMNNVAPTPVSSLVRAREAGSGNGLHFVYTGNRPGSGEESSFCPGCGNEIITRCGFRVERNSLVRGCCPSCGRRVPGVWE; encoded by the coding sequence ATGAGTAAATCCGCAGGACTCAGACTTTTTCGATGTCATGATGATAGCTCTGTTACCTGCCTGCTGTGCAGTCATTACTGCAGGCTGCAGGAGGGGGAGAGGGGGCGCTGCGGTGTCCGCCGGAATGATGGCGGTCGTATTGTCAGCCTGGTATATGGAAAACTTGTGGCTGAAAGTGTCGATCCCATCGAAAAGAAACCCCTGTTCCATCTGCTCCCCGGAAGTCTGTCCTATTCAATTGCAACCCGGGGATGCAATTTTCATTGTGCTCATTGCCAGAACAGTCATATTTCCCAGGTTGAGAGAGGGGAACATTTTTCTTCAACTATTGTAAAGAATCCTGAAGAAGTTGTTGCTGCCGCGGTATCTTCGGGTTGTGCTTCCATCAGCTATACCTATGTGGAGCCAACTGTCTTTTTCGAATTTGCCTACGATTGTTCTGTTCTGGCTGTTGAGCAGGGAATTAAAACTATTTTTGTTTCAAATGGATTCATGAGTCAGCAACTGCTTGAAGTTCTGGTTCCTGTCCTCAGTGCGGCCAATATTGACCTGAAATCTTTCAATGACTCCTTTTACAGGAAGCAGTGTGGTGGACGGCTTCAGCCGGTTCTGGAGACTATCCGTTTTCTGAAAGAAAAAGGTGTCTGGGTTGAGGTGACGACACTGGTGATTCCAGGGTACAATGATTCAGACAGGGAACTTAATGAAATTGCAGCCTTTATTGCTTCGGTTGATGCCTCTATTCCGTGGCATGTGACCGGTTTTTATCCGGCATGGAAAATGAATAATGTGGCGCCGACACCGGTGAGTTCTCTTGTAAGGGCGAGGGAGGCCGGATCAGGAAATGGTCTTCATTTTGTTTATACGGGAAATCGGCCGGGATCAGGGGAGGAAAGCAGTTTCTGTCCGGGTTGCGGAAATGAAATTATCACCCGCTGCGGGTTCAGAGTGGAGAGGAATTCTCTTGTCAGGGGGTGTTGCCCGTCATGTGGAAGAAGGGTCCCGGGAGTCTGGGAGTAA
- a CDS encoding PilZ domain-containing protein, which produces MENRRFQRMKINQMSVDISDGNGFFSGEITDVSRFGLKLDSIPLKLDDRAKHLSIVVSGRGKNFKMKARPRWTQKQTYSKNLGVEILNAPFGWTEFVMDFEPKKKDVWGTIAL; this is translated from the coding sequence ATGGAAAACAGACGTTTTCAACGAATGAAAATCAATCAGATGAGCGTGGATATCTCCGATGGGAACGGCTTCTTTTCAGGTGAAATAACAGATGTCTCCCGTTTTGGTCTGAAACTGGACAGTATCCCGCTCAAACTTGATGACAGGGCAAAACATCTTTCCATTGTTGTTTCGGGTCGTGGCAAAAATTTTAAAATGAAAGCCCGTCCCCGCTGGACACAAAAACAGACATATTCGAAAAACCTGGGAGTAGAGATTCTCAACGCCCCTTTTGGCTGGACCGAATTTGTCATGGATTTTGAGCCGAAAAAAAAAGATGTCTGGGGTACAATAGCACTCTGA
- a CDS encoding replication-associated recombination protein A, with product MTRQRSLLEKTKLPADRPLAEICRPSCINRIEGQEKLLAENSPLRLMIEKDEYSSFVLWGPPGCGKTTIARLIQENTNHAFCPFSGVLSKIAEVKKLMERTRFLYNNENRKTLVFIDEIHRFNKSQQDAFLPYVESGAIVLIGATTENPSFEIIPALLSRCHLFVLDPLEEKHLRIILTKALSNLSKNLSFDDDALSCLCRKAGGDARKGLNLLELISRHAENGDTITLESIKGALNNPIPFYDKRGEEHFNLISAFQKSVRGSDPQAALYWLARMIEGGEDPMYITRRLVRIATEDIGLADPQAIVQAVAIKDAVHFLGIPEANTALSQLTIYLATAPKSNSTETAYNNAKKDALTTGHLKVPLSIRNAPTKMMKDLGYGNGYRYSHDYDNNYSYQNYFPEDMEEKTYYTPSKFGFEKEIEKRLAWWEKLRKNQEAVQT from the coding sequence ATGACCAGACAACGCTCTTTGCTGGAAAAAACAAAACTGCCGGCAGATCGACCACTTGCTGAAATATGCCGCCCTTCCTGTATTAACCGGATAGAAGGGCAGGAAAAGCTTCTGGCGGAAAACTCTCCCTTGCGGTTGATGATAGAAAAAGATGAATACTCTTCCTTTGTCCTCTGGGGCCCTCCCGGATGTGGCAAAACTACCATTGCCAGGTTGATTCAGGAAAACACCAACCACGCATTCTGCCCCTTCAGTGGAGTTCTCAGTAAAATTGCGGAAGTGAAAAAACTGATGGAACGCACCCGATTTCTCTATAACAATGAAAACAGAAAAACCCTTGTCTTTATAGATGAAATCCACAGGTTTAACAAATCACAACAGGACGCCTTCCTCCCCTATGTTGAATCCGGTGCAATTGTTCTCATTGGGGCCACAACGGAAAATCCCTCCTTTGAAATCATCCCGGCCCTGCTTTCCAGGTGCCACCTGTTCGTTCTTGACCCCCTGGAGGAGAAGCACCTGCGGATCATTCTCACAAAAGCGCTTTCAAACCTGTCAAAAAACCTCTCTTTTGACGACGACGCCCTGTCCTGTCTCTGTCGAAAGGCAGGGGGAGATGCCAGAAAAGGATTGAATCTCCTTGAACTCATAAGCCGACACGCTGAAAACGGCGATACAATCACCCTTGAAAGTATAAAAGGTGCCCTGAACAACCCCATCCCTTTTTATGACAAGAGGGGAGAAGAGCATTTCAACCTCATCTCCGCCTTTCAGAAATCAGTCAGGGGCAGCGATCCCCAGGCTGCGCTCTACTGGCTGGCAAGAATGATTGAAGGTGGGGAGGACCCCATGTATATAACTCGAAGACTTGTGAGAATAGCTACGGAAGACATCGGTCTTGCCGACCCCCAGGCCATTGTTCAGGCTGTTGCCATCAAAGACGCTGTTCATTTCCTCGGAATACCGGAAGCCAATACGGCCCTCAGCCAGCTGACAATCTACCTGGCAACCGCACCGAAAAGCAATTCAACCGAAACGGCCTATAACAATGCAAAAAAAGACGCCCTTACCACAGGGCATCTCAAAGTTCCCCTGTCAATCCGCAATGCCCCTACAAAAATGATGAAAGACCTGGGATATGGAAATGGATACCGATATTCCCACGATTATGACAACAATTACAGCTACCAGAACTATTTCCCGGAAGACATGGAGGAAAAAACATATTACACACCCTCGAAATTCGGTTTTGAAAAAGAAATAGAGAAACGACTGGCTTGGTGGGAAAAACTCAGAAAAAACCAGGAGGCTGTCCAGACATGA